One genomic window of Paenisporosarcina antarctica includes the following:
- a CDS encoding PucR family transcriptional regulator has product MTEFVLTVKDILNRETFNFAKVIAGSKGLTRQVKWTHILEVKEFESLINGGELILTTGVGLQLDLPTQHKYLKSLIDKNAAGICIEIGTYFKEIPFELTQLANEHDFPIIIFEKIVKFVDITQDLHTHIINQHHQMLTQLDTLSRKFIGLSLAPNGILKILQELHNYFQEGVLFITDDSKSYYYPSEIGNLETAIRGYIEKSELDNTEKITLTIDDDIFALMPVRGLGQTWGYLCLQMKQQLSNELFFLILDRAALAIAQILLRIKTIEERRQNMEDEIVRNLMKGREYEQDDIHTYLPTANSKMYFRIFLIQMDFPEISIVEEDWEEVKLQRAMLVRTLFKRHGFFPAVSSGKSEISVIASFIADDCLKGETEKFSQIIRSITEMKEQSYLDGSSCTFGISRVYKDLVQVKEGYKEAKEVFKMYGSKITKTYFYENLGIYRLLLTLKNSGYLEDYINDYLNVVLDYDKKMESTLFYTLCVYLECNGVKNETADRLFIVRQTLYNRLDKLESILGSKFMEPSNRLALEVAIKAHQLVNIEGTISFSR; this is encoded by the coding sequence ATGACGGAATTTGTATTGACAGTTAAAGACATTTTAAATCGCGAGACATTTAATTTTGCTAAAGTCATAGCTGGTTCTAAAGGATTAACTAGACAAGTAAAGTGGACACATATATTAGAAGTAAAAGAATTTGAATCCCTTATTAACGGAGGGGAACTAATTTTAACGACGGGTGTTGGTCTTCAACTTGATTTACCTACTCAACATAAGTATCTAAAGAGCTTAATCGATAAAAATGCGGCTGGTATTTGTATTGAAATAGGTACCTATTTTAAAGAAATTCCGTTTGAGCTCACCCAATTAGCGAATGAGCATGACTTTCCCATAATAATTTTCGAGAAAATTGTGAAATTTGTTGATATAACACAGGATTTGCATACCCATATAATTAACCAACATCACCAGATGCTTACTCAACTCGATACATTGTCAAGGAAATTCATCGGGCTTTCTCTTGCTCCTAATGGCATTTTAAAAATCCTTCAAGAGTTGCACAACTACTTTCAGGAAGGTGTGCTATTCATTACGGATGATTCAAAATCGTATTATTATCCTTCAGAAATTGGGAATTTAGAAACGGCTATTCGTGGATATATAGAAAAATCTGAACTGGACAATACGGAGAAAATAACCCTTACCATCGATGATGACATATTTGCACTCATGCCAGTCAGAGGACTTGGACAAACTTGGGGATACTTATGTCTACAGATGAAACAACAATTATCCAATGAGCTTTTCTTTCTCATTTTAGATCGGGCTGCGCTAGCCATTGCGCAAATTCTATTGCGAATCAAGACAATCGAAGAACGACGCCAGAACATGGAAGACGAAATCGTACGGAATTTAATGAAAGGACGAGAATACGAACAGGACGATATCCATACTTATTTGCCAACTGCCAACAGTAAAATGTATTTCAGAATTTTTTTAATTCAAATGGATTTCCCAGAAATTAGTATCGTTGAAGAAGACTGGGAAGAAGTAAAGTTGCAAAGGGCTATGTTAGTCCGAACCCTTTTCAAGCGGCATGGTTTTTTCCCAGCGGTTTCTTCAGGAAAGTCAGAAATATCGGTAATCGCTTCTTTTATCGCCGATGATTGTTTAAAAGGAGAAACCGAAAAATTCTCGCAAATCATACGAAGTATCACAGAAATGAAAGAGCAAAGTTATCTGGATGGAAGCAGTTGCACATTTGGTATCAGTAGAGTGTATAAAGATCTTGTCCAAGTAAAAGAAGGCTATAAAGAAGCAAAAGAAGTTTTTAAAATGTACGGCTCCAAAATAACGAAAACCTACTTCTATGAAAACCTTGGCATTTACAGGCTGCTACTCACATTAAAAAATAGTGGCTATCTTGAAGACTATATAAATGACTATTTAAATGTTGTACTAGATTACGATAAAAAGATGGAAAGTACACTCTTTTATACTCTTTGTGTATATTTGGAATGCAATGGGGTTAAGAACGAAACAGCAGACCGTTTATTTATCGTCAGACAAACGTTATATAATCGACTTGATAAGCTAGAATCAATTCTAGGTTCAAAATTTATGGAACCATCGAACCGTCTGGCACTCGAAGTTGCCATAAAGGCACATCAGCTAGTCAATATTGAAGGGACTATCAGTTTTTCTCGATAA
- a CDS encoding CaiB/BaiF CoA transferase family protein gives MTGALSNIRVLDLSRVLAGPYCTMILGDLGAEVIKVEAPGGSDETRKWGPPFKNGVSAYYLSTNRNKKAITVDLKSKNGVQVIKELVSESDVIINNFKTGTMESYGLDYDALAKINPQIVYCSITGFGETGPDRNVPGYDFIIQAMSGLMSITGNKESGPQKTGVAITDILTGLYACIGIQGALLERIRSGKGQSLDISLYDTAVSALVNIGSNYLMSGVTPTALGNEHANIVPYQTFKTLDGEIVIAVGNDNQFSALCQIMNVQHLSTDERFKTNPQRVENRKELISLLQEVFSTKPTAFWHMDCRANNIPCGPIQNIEQVVNDPQLAARNMFIEHDHPTAGKIKMIGSPLKLSRTPVNMKHHPPNPGEHNDEILGRLSSSKSII, from the coding sequence GTGACTGGAGCATTAAGTAATATCCGAGTGCTTGATTTATCACGTGTTTTGGCAGGCCCATACTGTACGATGATTTTAGGTGATCTCGGAGCAGAAGTGATCAAAGTAGAAGCACCTGGGGGGAGTGATGAAACGCGTAAATGGGGTCCCCCTTTTAAAAACGGTGTAAGTGCATATTACTTGAGTACGAATCGCAATAAAAAGGCGATTACTGTTGATCTAAAGTCCAAAAATGGTGTTCAGGTCATAAAAGAGCTTGTCAGTGAAAGTGATGTAATCATCAATAACTTTAAAACAGGAACTATGGAGAGTTATGGATTGGACTACGACGCTCTTGCAAAAATCAATCCACAAATTGTTTATTGTTCAATAACTGGTTTTGGAGAAACAGGCCCGGATAGAAATGTACCTGGTTATGACTTCATTATTCAGGCAATGAGTGGACTGATGAGCATCACAGGAAACAAAGAATCTGGTCCTCAAAAAACGGGAGTAGCTATTACGGATATTTTGACGGGATTGTACGCCTGTATTGGTATTCAAGGTGCTTTACTAGAACGGATCCGGTCTGGAAAAGGTCAAAGTTTAGATATTTCTCTTTACGATACTGCCGTTAGTGCATTGGTGAATATTGGAAGTAATTATTTGATGTCAGGAGTGACACCTACAGCACTTGGAAATGAACATGCCAATATTGTTCCGTATCAAACATTTAAAACGTTAGACGGGGAGATTGTCATCGCAGTCGGAAATGACAATCAATTTTCAGCACTTTGTCAAATAATGAATGTTCAACATCTATCAACTGACGAACGTTTTAAGACGAATCCACAGCGAGTGGAAAATCGAAAAGAATTGATCTCTTTATTACAAGAGGTCTTTTCAACAAAACCAACCGCTTTCTGGCATATGGATTGCAGAGCTAATAATATTCCTTGTGGTCCGATCCAGAACATAGAGCAAGTAGTAAATGATCCACAATTGGCTGCACGCAATATGTTTATCGAACATGACCATCCAACAGCAGGCAAGATAAAAATGATTGGCAGTCCATTAAAACTTTCACGGACACCGGTCAACATGAAACACCATCCACCTAATCCAGGCGAACATAATGATGAAATACTAGGTCGTTTATCGAGTTCAAAATCAATTATATAA
- a CDS encoding aminotransferase family protein: MKELIELDKKHFIHPTSSIQLQQEKGAKLIIEKGEGIYLTTIDGKVFIDAMSSLWNVNIGHGRTEIAEVAMEQMKKLAYSSAFSTFSHEPAIMLAKKIADLAPPKLNAVFFTSGGSESNDSAIKLVRHYWKIQGQHDRNKIISLKRGYHGVAVGATSATGIPEFWNMAGHMETGFAHAKNPYEVGTIKSIASIREVIENEGPETVAALLVEPVQGAGGVLIPPSDYFQEVRKLCDEYGILFVADEVITGFGRTGKMFGIEHWNVEPDLITFAKGVTSGYFPLGGVIVSDEIHEVLKEKSEGVLFHGFTYSGHPTGAAVALKNIEILEHEGLVENSRLMGEELLKGLKEIKAELRIVGDVRTIGLLGAMEILHDPISPNLKLAPRVIEALHERGVICRAVTYDDSDIICFSPPLTITKEQIQTLIEKLRESVLTVKQELVSQLLKL, translated from the coding sequence ATGAAAGAATTAATCGAATTGGACAAGAAGCACTTTATTCACCCGACGTCATCCATTCAACTGCAACAAGAAAAAGGGGCAAAACTAATTATTGAAAAAGGGGAGGGCATTTATTTAACAACCATTGATGGAAAAGTATTCATTGATGCTATGTCGTCCTTATGGAATGTCAATATTGGACACGGGAGAACAGAAATAGCAGAAGTTGCAATGGAGCAGATGAAAAAGTTAGCTTATAGTTCAGCTTTTTCAACGTTCAGTCATGAACCTGCTATCATGTTAGCTAAAAAAATTGCCGATCTTGCTCCACCTAAATTAAATGCAGTATTTTTCACATCTGGAGGGTCAGAGTCAAATGACTCGGCTATAAAACTAGTTCGTCATTATTGGAAAATCCAAGGCCAACATGACCGAAATAAAATCATTTCGCTTAAGAGAGGCTATCATGGGGTTGCGGTTGGTGCGACTAGTGCAACTGGAATTCCAGAGTTTTGGAATATGGCGGGACACATGGAAACAGGTTTTGCCCATGCTAAAAATCCTTATGAAGTTGGGACAATTAAATCAATTGCATCTATCAGAGAAGTAATTGAGAACGAAGGGCCAGAGACGGTTGCCGCATTATTAGTGGAACCTGTTCAAGGAGCAGGCGGTGTTCTTATTCCTCCAAGTGATTATTTCCAGGAAGTGCGTAAACTGTGTGATGAGTATGGAATCTTGTTTGTCGCTGACGAAGTAATCACTGGTTTTGGGCGTACTGGAAAAATGTTCGGAATTGAGCACTGGAATGTTGAGCCGGATTTAATAACTTTTGCTAAAGGTGTCACAAGTGGGTATTTTCCTCTTGGGGGTGTCATTGTATCAGATGAAATTCATGAAGTGTTGAAGGAGAAGTCAGAGGGTGTCTTGTTCCATGGCTTTACGTATAGTGGACATCCAACTGGGGCAGCAGTTGCGCTAAAGAATATCGAAATCTTGGAACATGAAGGGCTAGTTGAAAACTCCAGATTGATGGGAGAGGAACTATTAAAAGGTTTGAAGGAGATAAAAGCGGAATTGAGAATTGTTGGGGATGTTCGTACGATTGGACTTCTAGGAGCGATGGAAATTTTACATGATCCTATTTCGCCAAATTTGAAATTGGCACCGAGAGTGATAGAGGCTTTACATGAAAGAGGCGTAATTTGCCGGGCTGTCACATATGACGATTCTGACATTATCTGTTTTTCTCCTCCATTAACAATTACAAAAGAGCAAATACAAACACTCATTGAAAAATTACGTGAGTCTGTATTGACTGTTAAACAGGAGTTAGTAAGTCAATTATTAAAACTCTAA
- a CDS encoding DUF3870 domain-containing protein, with translation MNTLFIAGHARLPSGMAAQNLYETLTITAEIDKQYGVIITASCTLATQHGQDFVHHLLRGLSLQDGIDKPIEAVRNNYLGKAGNALISALKDLYKQYETYNSSNHTSI, from the coding sequence ATGAATACTTTATTTATTGCGGGACATGCAAGGCTTCCATCAGGAATGGCTGCACAAAATTTATATGAAACGTTGACGATTACAGCTGAAATCGATAAGCAATATGGTGTGATAATTACAGCAAGCTGTACATTAGCAACTCAACATGGACAGGATTTCGTTCATCATTTACTAAGAGGACTTAGCTTGCAAGATGGTATTGATAAGCCAATCGAAGCTGTTAGAAATAATTACTTAGGAAAAGCAGGAAATGCACTTATTTCAGCTTTGAAAGACTTATATAAACAGTATGAAACGTATAATTCTTCAAATCATACATCTATATAA
- the cydC gene encoding thiol reductant ABC exporter subunit CydC, whose translation MKDIAIVIKLVVTEKKDILFSVFFGFIAGIAAVGLFASSGYLISKAALSPPLYTLTIMMASLKLFGIASALSRYAERYFSHRATFSILSNLRVSFYERLEPSAPSIFQKYRSGDLLARIVGDVESLQNFFIRVFYPPIILITVFLSTILFLTFYSIYVAFALIVGLLLTGFILPALFAVRQRTIESNVREERGELSTDVTELLYGFRDLKIYQKLEGKKQRLIKSSDAYVKEQERKGITDKFNLALNLFAGLFVSWIVLALGAYLVVEGQLDGIFLAMLMMISLTVFENATPMAILPSHLEDSRRAATRLFSVTDVTLQKENLLKKMESITSSKSLEIDMMDVTFSYPTDSRLVLNKVSLNLPEGSKTAIVGPSGSGKSTLLQLLMKFYQADGGTIKIDGVPISKLTQENIWRETNIILQENHFFYGTIRDNLLIAKDGLTDEQMVEMLAKVNLESLSLKDLVFEKGENLSGGEKQRLAIARAMLKGGHLWLLDEPTSSVDALAEQSIYRHLFQLAKHDTLVLVSHRLTGLELMDQIIVMEQGIIIERGSFEELMNKKGYFYKMKQIEKSVFM comes from the coding sequence ATGAAGGATATAGCAATAGTAATAAAATTAGTGGTTACTGAGAAAAAGGATATACTTTTTTCGGTTTTCTTCGGTTTCATCGCAGGTATTGCTGCAGTTGGTCTTTTTGCTTCAAGTGGCTATTTAATTTCAAAAGCTGCTCTTTCCCCTCCTCTATACACACTGACAATCATGATGGCTTCGCTAAAGCTTTTCGGTATAGCTTCAGCATTAAGTCGATATGCGGAACGTTATTTCTCGCATCGTGCAACCTTTTCAATATTGAGTAATTTACGAGTCTCATTTTACGAAAGGCTTGAGCCGTCGGCACCGAGTATTTTTCAAAAATACCGAAGTGGAGATCTACTTGCGCGTATTGTAGGAGATGTTGAAAGTCTACAAAATTTCTTTATACGCGTATTTTACCCGCCAATTATTCTGATTACTGTCTTTTTAAGTACCATTTTATTCCTTACCTTTTACTCGATTTATGTGGCATTCGCCTTAATCGTTGGTTTGCTTCTTACAGGTTTTATCTTACCTGCACTTTTCGCGGTACGCCAAAGAACGATTGAATCCAATGTCAGGGAAGAGCGTGGTGAATTATCTACAGATGTGACTGAGCTACTTTATGGGTTCCGAGATTTGAAAATATACCAGAAGTTAGAAGGGAAAAAACAACGATTAATCAAATCATCAGATGCTTACGTCAAAGAGCAGGAAAGGAAGGGAATAACAGACAAGTTCAACCTTGCGTTGAATCTGTTTGCTGGGCTATTCGTCTCCTGGATTGTGTTGGCATTGGGTGCTTATTTAGTGGTTGAGGGTCAATTAGATGGCATTTTTTTAGCGATGCTTATGATGATTTCATTGACTGTATTCGAAAATGCTACGCCAATGGCTATTTTACCTAGTCATTTGGAAGATAGCAGAAGGGCGGCAACTCGACTCTTTTCTGTTACAGACGTTACTCTACAAAAAGAAAATCTATTAAAGAAAATGGAAAGTATCACTAGTTCCAAATCTCTAGAGATTGACATGATGGATGTAACATTTTCTTACCCAACTGACAGTCGTCTGGTACTTAACAAGGTTTCACTGAACTTACCTGAGGGTTCAAAAACAGCAATTGTTGGACCGAGTGGCTCAGGAAAATCAACCTTGTTACAGCTGTTAATGAAGTTTTATCAAGCAGATGGAGGGACGATCAAGATAGACGGAGTTCCCATTAGTAAGCTAACCCAAGAAAATATTTGGCGAGAAACAAATATCATTTTACAAGAAAATCATTTCTTCTACGGAACGATACGCGATAACTTACTTATCGCAAAAGATGGACTAACTGATGAACAAATGGTTGAAATGTTAGCGAAAGTAAATCTAGAATCCTTATCTTTAAAAGACTTAGTATTTGAAAAAGGTGAGAATCTGTCTGGCGGTGAAAAACAGAGACTAGCTATTGCTAGAGCCATGTTAAAAGGGGGACATTTATGGTTATTGGATGAGCCAACTTCTTCGGTGGACGCTTTAGCAGAACAATCCATCTATCGTCATCTCTTCCAATTAGCGAAGCACGATACACTTGTTCTCGTTAGTCATCGTTTGACGGGACTAGAATTGATGGATCAAATAATTGTAATGGAACAAGGAATAATCATCGAAAGAGGTTCGTTTGAAGAACTTATGAATAAAAAAGGGTACTTCTACAAAATGAAGCAGATAGAAAAGAGTGTTTTTATGTAA
- a CDS encoding APC family permease: MKDQQLLKVLGNKDVLALALGAMIGWGWVVTAGLWITEAGSMGAILAFLIGGLLVIFVGLTYAELAAALPLTGGELFYSYAAMGRTASFITTWAVVLGYVSVVAFEAVALPTVFEYLVPNYSMGYLYTIAGWDVNITWVAVGVIGSILIAWINYRGIQLSSIIMSILTLIIIISGVLLVTGSSIAGNMENMKPFFEKGTAGIMIVLIMTPFMFVGFNVIPQAAEEINLPRKRIGQLLIFSVILAITWYVSIIIGVSRVLTPTEISNSNLVTADAMAKAFGGSQMMGNVLVLGGIGGILSSWIGFYIGGSRAIYALAKAGMLPKSLGELHPKYKTPHKAILLIAVLTTLAPFFGRPALVWLVDAGGFALIVAWLMVALSFVILRKKRPDMKRPYLVRGGSAVGWIAVFMSFGIGLLYMPGMPSALIWPYEWIIIIVWVLIGLILYKVSMSKYGPDKSDEHMNKEIKRILEED; encoded by the coding sequence ATGAAAGATCAACAGTTGTTGAAAGTATTAGGTAATAAGGACGTTCTTGCTCTTGCTTTAGGGGCGATGATTGGATGGGGTTGGGTTGTAACCGCTGGACTTTGGATTACAGAAGCGGGATCCATGGGAGCTATTTTAGCATTCTTAATTGGTGGTCTCCTCGTTATCTTTGTTGGGCTTACGTATGCGGAGTTAGCCGCCGCCCTTCCACTTACAGGCGGGGAATTATTTTATAGTTACGCAGCAATGGGAAGGACTGCTTCGTTCATAACAACTTGGGCAGTTGTTCTCGGGTATGTATCCGTTGTAGCATTTGAGGCAGTTGCTCTTCCCACTGTTTTTGAATATTTAGTGCCAAACTATAGTATGGGTTATCTGTATACAATTGCGGGTTGGGATGTCAATATTACGTGGGTAGCAGTAGGCGTAATAGGCTCCATTCTTATTGCTTGGATCAATTACCGTGGCATACAGTTATCAAGTATCATTATGTCAATTCTAACTTTAATCATCATTATATCCGGTGTATTATTGGTCACTGGAAGTTCAATAGCAGGAAATATGGAGAACATGAAGCCGTTTTTTGAAAAAGGAACTGCAGGAATCATGATTGTTTTAATTATGACCCCATTTATGTTTGTTGGATTTAATGTAATTCCACAAGCTGCGGAAGAGATTAATCTTCCACGCAAAAGGATTGGCCAATTATTAATATTCTCTGTCATCTTGGCAATTACATGGTATGTTTCCATCATCATCGGTGTATCGCGCGTATTAACTCCTACGGAAATTTCCAATTCCAACTTGGTGACAGCAGATGCGATGGCGAAAGCTTTTGGAGGCAGTCAAATGATGGGGAATGTCCTTGTCTTAGGTGGAATAGGAGGAATACTGTCGAGTTGGATCGGCTTCTATATAGGAGGAAGTCGTGCTATTTATGCACTTGCCAAAGCAGGCATGCTTCCAAAATCCCTTGGTGAGCTTCATCCAAAGTACAAGACACCACATAAAGCAATTTTATTAATCGCGGTATTAACAACATTAGCACCATTCTTCGGAAGACCTGCACTCGTATGGCTTGTTGATGCAGGTGGGTTCGCATTAATTGTCGCTTGGTTAATGGTGGCTCTATCATTTGTTATTCTTCGTAAAAAACGTCCAGATATGAAGCGTCCGTATCTGGTTCGAGGTGGTAGTGCAGTTGGTTGGATTGCCGTATTCATGTCTTTTGGAATAGGTCTTCTCTATATGCCAGGGATGCCTTCTGCTCTTATTTGGCCTTATGAGTGGATTATCATTATTGTTTGGGTACTAATAGGTTTAATTTTATATAAAGTATCGATGTCCAAGTATGGGCCTGACAAGTCTGATGAACATATGAATAAAGAAATAAAACGTATACTTGAAGAAGATTGA
- a CDS encoding NAD-dependent succinate-semialdehyde dehydrogenase gives MNQTLDEKNYLMYINGEWVGKDLEVLDVVNPANGQIVGSVPIGGEVEANQAIDAAYDAFQTWSKTTAYERASYLKKLHELMVEHQDELAQIMTAEMGKPINEARGEVIYAAAFLEWYAEEGKRVYGEILPSHMTNKRLQVWKRPVGVVAAITPWNFPAAMLTRKMGPALAAGCTIVIKPSSDSPLTAIKMLELCEEAGFPKGVINLVTGSSSQIGKAIMENEKIRKVTFTGSTEVGKILIKQSAHQVKRLSLELGGHAPLIVLNDANVELAVKGAIASKFRNAGQTCVCANRIYVQSGIHDEFVEKFSAAVNLMKVGNGAETEVSIGPLINQASLEKVSHHVEDALSKGAKIETGGNEISNNGGTFYAPTVISNVNPSMIVMQEETFGPVAPIQKVETMEEAISFANDTPYGLAAYVFTDSVAKGTLLIEQLNFGIVGWNDGAPSAVQAPFGGMKESGVGREGGREGIEAFLETQYVSIAIS, from the coding sequence ATGAATCAAACATTGGACGAGAAAAACTATTTAATGTATATAAACGGTGAATGGGTTGGAAAAGATCTTGAAGTATTAGATGTAGTAAATCCAGCCAATGGCCAAATTGTAGGTAGCGTGCCAATTGGTGGGGAAGTAGAAGCAAACCAAGCAATTGATGCTGCTTATGATGCATTTCAAACATGGTCAAAAACAACCGCTTATGAGCGTGCAAGTTATTTAAAAAAATTACATGAACTGATGGTAGAACATCAAGATGAATTAGCACAAATTATGACTGCAGAAATGGGCAAGCCAATAAATGAAGCAAGAGGAGAAGTAATTTACGCTGCAGCTTTTCTAGAATGGTACGCTGAAGAAGGAAAACGTGTGTATGGAGAAATCTTGCCTTCTCATATGACGAATAAACGTTTGCAAGTATGGAAAAGACCAGTAGGAGTTGTTGCTGCTATCACACCATGGAATTTCCCTGCTGCTATGTTAACTAGAAAAATGGGGCCGGCTTTAGCGGCTGGTTGCACAATTGTGATTAAACCATCTAGCGATAGTCCTTTAACAGCTATAAAAATGTTGGAGTTATGTGAAGAGGCTGGTTTTCCTAAAGGTGTTATTAACTTGGTGACTGGCTCTTCAAGTCAAATTGGAAAAGCTATAATGGAAAATGAAAAGATTCGTAAAGTTACTTTTACCGGCTCTACTGAAGTTGGGAAAATTTTAATTAAGCAAAGTGCACATCAAGTGAAACGATTATCACTCGAACTAGGTGGACATGCACCGTTGATTGTATTAAATGATGCCAATGTGGAATTAGCAGTAAAAGGTGCAATTGCTTCAAAATTTAGAAACGCTGGTCAAACATGCGTTTGCGCTAATCGAATATATGTACAATCAGGTATTCATGACGAATTTGTAGAGAAATTTTCTGCAGCAGTTAATTTGATGAAAGTCGGAAATGGTGCCGAAACAGAAGTGAGCATTGGACCACTAATCAATCAAGCGAGTCTCGAAAAAGTGAGCCATCATGTTGAGGATGCACTATCTAAAGGAGCTAAAATCGAAACGGGTGGTAATGAAATTTCAAATAATGGAGGGACTTTCTATGCCCCTACAGTCATTAGTAATGTAAATCCGTCAATGATCGTTATGCAGGAAGAAACATTTGGACCTGTGGCACCTATTCAAAAAGTAGAAACAATGGAAGAAGCAATTTCTTTTGCAAATGATACTCCATATGGATTAGCTGCCTATGTCTTTACTGACAGCGTGGCTAAAGGTACTCTTTTAATCGAGCAACTAAACTTTGGTATTGTCGGTTGGAATGATGGAGCACCTTCAGCTGTTCAAGCTCCATTTGGTGGGATGAAAGAGAGTGGAGTTGGACGTGAAGGTGGACGTGAAGGAATAGAAGCTTTCTTAGAAACACAGTATGTGTCTATTGCAATAAGTTAA
- a CDS encoding acyl-CoA dehydrogenase family protein encodes MNFSFSEDQNMLRSTVRGFVDKEIMPYIGEWDRQGKYDPAILPKLAKLGLMGVCIPEQYGGSGMDYNSLAIVCEELERGDTTFRTAVSVHTGLNSMTLLQWGSEKQKQKYLIPQAKGEKIGAFGLTEPGAGSDVAAMQTTAVKVGDHYILNGQKTWISLCDQADTFLVFAYTADKTKKHKGISAFIVERTWEGFSSKAIKGKLGIRSGNTGEIFFENVKVPKENLLGEEGEGFKIAMAALDNGRFTVAAGAVGQIMACIEASVSYCHARETFGKEIGKHQLVQQMIANMEAGFEMSRLLVYRAGELKNAGKRNTRETSLAKWQACDFANKSADDAVQIHGAYGYSDEYPVERYLRNSKAPVIYEGTREIHTIMQAEYVLGYREDRKLNNMLPAWEDEESKSRV; translated from the coding sequence ATGAATTTTTCATTTTCAGAAGATCAAAACATGTTACGCAGCACGGTAAGAGGGTTTGTTGACAAGGAAATCATGCCTTATATTGGAGAATGGGATCGCCAAGGAAAATATGATCCGGCAATTTTACCGAAACTTGCAAAACTTGGATTAATGGGTGTTTGTATTCCTGAACAATATGGTGGTAGTGGCATGGACTATAATTCATTAGCAATTGTTTGTGAAGAATTGGAACGTGGAGATACTACTTTCCGTACGGCCGTTTCAGTCCATACAGGCTTAAACAGCATGACATTGCTACAATGGGGCAGCGAAAAACAGAAACAAAAGTACTTAATTCCCCAAGCAAAAGGTGAAAAAATTGGCGCTTTTGGTCTAACTGAACCAGGAGCGGGGTCAGACGTAGCAGCTATGCAAACAACAGCTGTTAAAGTAGGCGATCATTACATTTTGAATGGACAAAAGACTTGGATTTCATTATGTGATCAGGCTGATACCTTCTTAGTATTCGCATACACAGCCGATAAAACAAAGAAACATAAAGGAATATCAGCATTCATCGTTGAACGGACTTGGGAAGGCTTCTCCTCTAAAGCGATAAAAGGAAAACTAGGTATTCGTTCAGGAAATACAGGCGAAATATTCTTTGAAAATGTCAAAGTACCAAAAGAGAACTTGCTTGGTGAAGAAGGCGAAGGATTTAAAATTGCCATGGCTGCACTCGATAACGGTCGATTCACTGTTGCCGCAGGAGCAGTTGGTCAAATTATGGCATGTATCGAAGCAAGTGTAAGTTATTGTCATGCTCGTGAGACCTTTGGTAAAGAAATCGGCAAGCATCAACTTGTTCAACAGATGATAGCGAATATGGAAGCTGGCTTTGAAATGAGTCGTTTACTCGTTTACCGAGCAGGGGAATTAAAAAATGCAGGGAAACGTAATACACGAGAAACATCTCTTGCTAAATGGCAAGCATGTGACTTCGCAAATAAGTCGGCAGATGACGCGGTTCAGATTCATGGAGCATATGGCTATTCAGATGAGTATCCAGTTGAACGCTATTTACGTAATTCGAAGGCACCTGTTATTTATGAAGGTACGCGTGAAATCCACACAATCATGCAGGCAGAATATGTGTTAGGTTACCGAGAAGATAGAAAGTTAAATAATATGTTACCAGCATGGGAAGACGAAGAGAGTAAGTCTCGCGTATAA